The DNA window ATATATATCTCCTCCAAGTAAAAACCAATGCATAAATTCAGGCTTATAGCGATATATTTTAAAATTTCTTTTTCTTTCTAAAGATTGAGTTAAGCTATCAGTTTCTGAATAATTAAATGTTAATGTGATATCTTTATTATTTTTGAAGGTCCCAGATTCTGTTAATTCAGTAGAATCAAATATGCCGATTTCATAACTAACTTTCTCCCCATTTTTCAAGAGTATTTGAGAAATATCTGGCTGAGAATCAATACCGTTTATTTCTACTTTATTAATATAAAAGTAACTATCTTCATCCACAATTCCAGCAGGAAATACCACAACCAGATTAGAATCAAGACTGGCATGAGAAGATTCAACATTTGGGTTTACGAGGAAACTATTAAGATAAAACATTTTAGGGGATGTTTTAGGATAGATATTATTACTGTAATCTAATTCTGGGAAGGTATGGTCTGGATTAACGTTAGCTGTAAGATAATATTCTCCAGAAGAGAGGGAAAATGGAAGAAGATACTTCTTACTCTGCATAGGTAATAGGCTTTCACAGATTGTGATGGAAGCGATAGGAACGCCATTATTAAAGATTTTGAGAGGATATGTAGCTGGATTTTCAATAGTTGGTGGAGATGCGAGCTTACCATCGTTACGCAGCACAACCTCAAAATATGTAGAATTATCATAAATTGTGTAATCAAAACTAAGAAGATTGATATCTGGTGCTGTTAATTCATAGGTATGATAGCTATCACTGATCCAGAAATTATCTAAATAGAATTCCTCATTTGTTGCTTCTTCTGTTGTATCAGTCTCTATTATCTGGATTTGAATATCTCCTTTTTTATTTACTGAATAGTAATATCTTTTATATTCATTTACCTCAGAACCAGAAATATTGCCAATAGTATTCCATCCTCCGTCTCCAACTTTATATTGGATACTATATCTGGCATACCTTGAAGTGTCTGTAGAAGGCCTATATAATTTATAATAGAATGAAATAGCACCAATATTTTGATTGGAAGGTGCCAACAGATAAGAACCAATTTCATTAGACAGTTTGACTGTATTTCCTTCATAAGCATTATCACTTGAACACATACCATTATAAGTAGTCCAGATACCACCGTTTCCATTATAGGTATCAATACCTGCGGGAGAATTATCATCCCAATTGTTGAAATCTTCCTCAATATTATTTATATTATAATTACCTAAGCTATCAACATATTCAATTTGATAGCAGACAGTATTTTTTGTGTAGAATGGAGGTATATTATTAATCGTTGTATAATTTATTCCGTTTGCTACCATAGGAATTTCATTTGGTATTAACTGATTAGTCCACCAAATACATCTTACAGAATCAATACCATCTTTATCAAATATTTTTGCAGAAATTGTTACAGAATCTCCAAGACAAGGAATTTCAGGTATTGTTTTAATATCAAAAATAGCTGATTTACCTACTGTAAATTTGGTATAGCCAATATAATCGCTTGTATCGTCATAAGCATAACTTCTGACTATTTGTGTAAATTCTGGTTCTGTATGTGTTGTATCAATTATGTATTCATATCCAGAATCATTATAGAATTTTCTGTTAATATCATAAAGCTCTACCTGTTTTTTTTCACCATCGTGATAAGGGTCAGGTATTAAGTCCTGCTCATCAGTAATATAATATGCAACTCTGTATAGGGTAGAGTCAACATTATTTATAAATATTTGAGCAGTATCTCCTAATACAAATTCATAGCTATCAAGATCAACATTAAGGTTTTTATTCTTTTCAGGAAGCACAATATTAATTGCTGGGTCACCCAAATAATTGAAAGATCTTAGGAATGTTAAACCTGTGAATCCCAAACCATTGTAGATACAATATTCAATTTTGGAAAGATTTGATAATTCTGCAAAGTTACGCATTTCTCTATTAAATATGTTGTTAAACATAAATTTAGCTAATACTTTATCTTGGGTTAGAAATCCTTTAGCTGCTCCACCAAAGAATCCAATAGCTCCTTTTTCTGGTTCAATAATAAATGCTTCTCCGAGACAGCTGCAGCCAGGATATTCAAAGTTTGAAGTATAACAGGTCAAACTACTAATTATTGGATAATTATCATTAAAAAGTGTAGAAATATCTGCAAGATTTAACAAATTAAGGTCTGACCATATCTGTCCACCGCCGTGTCCCACAAACTGAATAAATGCTGTGCCATCATCAATGTAGTCCTTCAACTCAGTGGTTCCCCCCCAATATGGGTCATTATGCGGTCGTTGTGCATAAATTCTGGAAACTCTAAATTCATCTGGGATGTATTCCTTTTTCAGGCTTTCATTTTGCTCTTCAAATGTACCAGAACCTCCTGCAATTAGCATACAATGATTACGCCAGATATCATTGAAATTTGGTTCGGTATTATAATGGATTGTCTTTTCTAAGACTGGAGCAATTTGTTCTTTTTCCCACACTGGGATTCTACTGATTGCTAAATCTGGCAGTTCATCATCGCCAACTATACAAGCAAACCAATTATCATCAACAGTTGCACCAATATGATATGTCCAGCTCATACTTGTAGGGATTATACTGTATTTTTTGTTTGGAGAAGAATCTCGTTCATCATAACAAGCATCACCTAAAAAGAGCACATATTTTACTGCTGGTTCTTGCCAATTATTATATGCATATTTCAGGAAATCCTGGATTGCCTGAATTGAGCGTATTCCATTGCTAAATTCATCAAAGATGTCTTCTAAGGCAACTGGTTTTACACTTAGATTTCCATATTCCTGCCAATGAGTAATGAATTCAGATATTGCTTGATCTTTAATGAAATCTCTAATTGAAATTAGGATATAATCTGCCTGATTATTTGTATCGTGTAGATTGCTTGGTATATCGGGTTTTACAAATTTGGGGATTAATTTTTTTTCAGAATTTACTGCAATATATTGTGTCGAATCATCAATTACTTCATCTTGAAATGTTACTATGAATGGTGAGCTGCCAGCAGGCATTGTTGACTCAATGCTGACATTTTCTAATTTACTTACGCCAATTTTATAAACATCAATATCTGAGGACTGGAAACCGTTAATCTCAAATTGGAATAATTGAGGGGCTAAAAAGGAGGGTTTATTGAATTCCAATATACCATCGTAAGGAGTATATTCACGCCAGTATGTAATATCAACATAATTCAACATAACCATATCATAGCTTGCATCAGTATCACCGGGCATAGAAATATAAATCATATTAGTGCCATCATTCAAGTTGTCATTTGACATCGTGCCTGTAAGGATTTGTTCCGTTTGATTCTGCCAATATTCAGATCCCACTTGAGAAGAGTTTATATAAGCCAATGCATGATGCCTTCCTGAATTTGTTACCTGGTGCGTCTCCGGGTCGGTTTTGAAATATGTATTGCCAAATAATGAAACATTGATGGTAGCGAGTCTTGCACCTGTTTGTGATGGATTGTGTAATGTAAATGGAAAGCTATTCATATTGGGAGCACTGATTTGAGCCCAAAACCATAAATCTTCTCTTATACTATGTACTTGGCTAAGTTTAGCGTAGATACTTTGTTTTTCTAAATGAAGGGTTGTATCAAAATAAGGAGGTATTTTATATTTACGCTGGTCTGTTTCGTATAATCCACAATCTTCAACAGCAAGTCGTGCTCCTAAATGTCCTTCATTATATTCAAGGGTGAAGCGGTTCTCCCATGAATAGTTATCATAAA is part of the Candidatus Cloacimonadota bacterium genome and encodes:
- a CDS encoding C25 family cysteine peptidase; amino-acid sequence: GSNYIDNIADDFILNNKFSKNWGKEKEPSYYPKHKQDESIINKFQFIIDQKGIYKITYSFLKDTIAFWQDSLQFNYQFDFDVDEINPKYLELSNKGNPVPIYFSGEYDGSFDEEDYFEFYADINHGKDCFYDNYSWENRFTLEYNEGHLGARLAVEDCGLYETDQRKYKIPPYFDTTLHLEKQSIYAKLSQVHSIREDLWFWAQISAPNMNSFPFTLHNPSQTGARLATINVSLFGNTYFKTDPETHQVTNSGRHHALAYINSSQVGSEYWQNQTEQILTGTMSNDNLNDGTNMIYISMPGDTDASYDMVMLNYVDITYWREYTPYDGILEFNKPSFLAPQLFQFEINGFQSSDIDVYKIGVSKLENVSIESTMPAGSSPFIVTFQDEVIDDSTQYIAVNSEKKLIPKFVKPDIPSNLHDTNNQADYILISIRDFIKDQAISEFITHWQEYGNLSVKPVALEDIFDEFSNGIRSIQAIQDFLKYAYNNWQEPAVKYVLFLGDACYDERDSSPNKKYSIIPTSMSWTYHIGATVDDNWFACIVGDDELPDLAISRIPVWEKEQIAPVLEKTIHYNTEPNFNDIWRNHCMLIAGGSGTFEEQNESLKKEYIPDEFRVSRIYAQRPHNDPYWGGTTELKDYIDDGTAFIQFVGHGGGQIWSDLNLLNLADISTLFNDNYPIISSLTCYTSNFEYPGCSCLGEAFIIEPEKGAIGFFGGAAKGFLTQDKVLAKFMFNNIFNREMRNFAELSNLSKIEYCIYNGLGFTGLTFLRSFNYLGDPAINIVLPEKNKNLNVDLDSYEFVLGDTAQIFINNVDSTLYRVAYYITDEQDLIPDPYHDGEKKQVELYDINRKFYNDSGYEYIIDTTHTEPEFTQIVRSYAYDDTSDYIGYTKFTVGKSAIFDIKTIPEIPCLGDSVTISAKIFDKDGIDSVRCIWWTNQLIPNEIPMVANGINYTTINNIPPFYTKNTVCYQIEYVDSLGNYNINNIEEDFNNWDDNSPAGIDTYNGNGGIWTTYNGMCSSDNAYEGNTVKLSNEIGSYLLAPSNQNIGAISFYYKLYRPSTDTSRYARYSIQYKVGDGGWNTIGNISGSEVNEYKRYYYSVNKKGDIQIQIIETDTTEEATNEEFYLDNFWISDSYHTYELTAPDINLLSFDYTIYDNSTYFEVVLRNDGKLASPPTIENPATYPLKIFNNGVPIASITICESLLPMQSKKYLLPFSLSSGEYYLTANVNPDHTFPELDYSNNIYPKTSPKMFYLNSFLVNPNVESSHASLDSNLVVVFPAGIVDEDSYFYINKVEINGIDSQPDISQILLKNGEKVSYEIGIFDSTELTESGTFKNNKDITLTFNYSETDSLTQSLERKRNFKIYRYKPEFMHWFLLGGDIYSEGDSVTYAFVERPGIYGLFQNNDNTPPSIDVNVEGQEFTNGEYVDDNATFSFLLEDDNGIDVEKIKIFLSGEEVTNYSVSKQNLNLVPVKYQIDVDKGSYTIITSANDANGNYQECVVNFSVQKEFNIIHIGNYPNPVRSVTSEPNNEGRTRFTYTLTDDADDIKIKIFTVSGRLVNTLSDLPTTVGYHEYPRAMKGWDCTDFDGRKLANGVYFWKIIAKKGKKVIERIEKLAILR